Part of the Streptomyces sp. RFCAC02 genome is shown below.
CCTCTCGTCTTCCGGAAGCCCACCGCCACTTCGGACCGGAACCGGGCCACCATCGTCACCGCGACGTTCGACGGCCGCCTCGAAGTGACCAACGCTGACGTCCTGCGGCGCACCCTCACCCAAGGGCTGGGCAAGGCCAAGGCATACGGGTGCGGCCTCATGACGCTGGCGCCGATCTCATGAGCACCGTTTCGCAGCGCACAGCCCTCACCCCCAGGCACCTGACGCGCACGGCCGAACGTCTCTCGTTCGTCTACCTCGAACGGTGCGTTGTCCACCGCGACGCCAACGCCATCACGGCTGAGGACGCCGACGGGGTGCGCCACATCCCGTCGGCCACCATCGGCACGCTCCTTCTCGGACCCGGAACGCGCGTCACCCACCAGGCGATGAGCGTTCTCGGCGAGACCGGGGCGGCGGCCGTCTGGGTCGGTGAACGAGGCGTCCGTTACTACGCGTCCGGCCGCGCCCTCACCCGCTCGTCTGCACTCGTCGAGGCGCAGGCCACGGCATGGGCGAACCAGCGCACACGTCTCGCGGTGGCGCGTGCCATGTACCGGCTGCGGTTCCCCGACGAGGACCCGGCCGGTCTGACCCGGCAGGAACTCCTCGGACGCGAGGGCCGCCGCGTCAAGGACTGCTACCGCGCCCAGTCGGCCCGTACGGGTGTCCCCTGGCACGGACGCCACTACACGCCGGGCGACTTCGCCGACGGGGACACCGTCAACCAGGCGATCACGGCCGCCGCGCAGTGCATGTACGGGATCGCCCACGCCGTCATCACGTCACTCGGCTGCAGCCCGGCGCTCGGCTTCATCCACTCCGGCCATGAACTGTCGTTCGCGCTCGACGTCGCCGACCTCTACAAGACGGAGATCGGTATCCCCGTCGCGTTCGACGCCGCGGCCGAAGGGCCGGAGGACATCGGCTCGCGTACCCGCCGGGCTCTGCGCGACCGCATCACGGAACTCGGGCTGCTCGACCGCTGCGTGGACGACATCAGGAACCTGCTCGGCGTCACGTCGGACGACCGGGGCGAGGACGTCGTCCTCCTGCAGTCCGACCGGGGCACGGCGGTGGCCTCCGGGCTCAACTACGACGAGGAGCCGGGCTGGTGACGGTGATCGTCCTGACGAACTGCCCGGCGGGGCTGAGGGGTTTCCTCACACGCTGGCTTCTCGAAATCTCGGCGGGCGTGTTCATCGGGAGCCCGTCCGCGCGTGTACGCGACGTGCTGTGGGACGAGGTACGGCAGTACGCCGGCCAGGGCCGCGCACTCCTGGCACACACGGCGAACAACGAGCAGGGCTACATCTTCCGCACACACGACCACGCATGGCACCCGACAGACCACGAGGGCCTGACACTGATCCACCGCCCATCGACCCCGCCACCCAACAGCGGGACCGGACCGAAAAAGGGCTGGAGCAAGGCGGCCAAACAACTCCGCTACGGCAGACGATGACACCAGGCACCAATCACCCGTTCCACACCAAATGCCCGACTCCCCGAAGTTAAGTAAAACCAGCCCCACGACGCCGAAACACCGCAGCTCAACGAGAGTGCTCCCCGCACGCGCGGGGATGGTCCTCCGCACGGCCTGTGGACCGAGCAGGACCGTCAGTGCTCCCCGCACGCGCGGGGATGGTCCCGGCGCTGGTGACATGGCGGGAGCACGTCGCGAGTGCTCCCCGCACGCGCGGGGATGGTCCCTTGGGTCGGCGTTCACGCGGTCCG
Proteins encoded:
- the cas1e gene encoding type I-E CRISPR-associated endonuclease Cas1e; the encoded protein is MSTVSQRTALTPRHLTRTAERLSFVYLERCVVHRDANAITAEDADGVRHIPSATIGTLLLGPGTRVTHQAMSVLGETGAAAVWVGERGVRYYASGRALTRSSALVEAQATAWANQRTRLAVARAMYRLRFPDEDPAGLTRQELLGREGRRVKDCYRAQSARTGVPWHGRHYTPGDFADGDTVNQAITAAAQCMYGIAHAVITSLGCSPALGFIHSGHELSFALDVADLYKTEIGIPVAFDAAAEGPEDIGSRTRRALRDRITELGLLDRCVDDIRNLLGVTSDDRGEDVVLLQSDRGTAVASGLNYDEEPGW
- the cas2e gene encoding type I-E CRISPR-associated endoribonuclease Cas2e, which encodes MTVIVLTNCPAGLRGFLTRWLLEISAGVFIGSPSARVRDVLWDEVRQYAGQGRALLAHTANNEQGYIFRTHDHAWHPTDHEGLTLIHRPSTPPPNSGTGPKKGWSKAAKQLRYGRR